One Verrucomicrobiota bacterium genomic window, CGGGGATCTGGAATCTGGCGAGCCGTGGCCTGGGCTGGGCCGCCGGATCCTTCGTTTTCTGCGACGCGGCCGCGTTTCGAGCGGTGGGCGGGTTCAACCAGGAACTCTACGCTTCCGAAGAAATCGACCTGAGCCAGAGGCTCAAAGCCTGGGGACGGAATTCAGGACGACGCATGCGCATCATCGCCACCCATCCTCTCCGAACTTCCGCAAGGAAAGTGCGCTGGCACGGATTGGGCGCCTACCTGGCTTTGCTGGCGCGAGCCATGATATCCCCTCGGCGTTTCGCGAGGTCGCGTCAGGCTTGCCTGTTCTGGTACGACGGAAGGCGGTAGAGGGCCTCGTCCGATCACGGCGGCCAAGGCGCGTCATCCTTGAGCGGAGAGGAGGTGCGCACCTGGATCCAAGGCACATCCCTTGGGCCGGTGGCGTTGGCCACGATCTTCTTGGAAAGGGTGTGCGGATCGACCCATTTCCTGATCTCCGCGTGTCCGTCCGCGAAGGATAAACTGCAGGCTCCATTGTGATAATTGGCGGGCATGTTTCCCCAAAGATGCTTTCGGTTGACGAACACCGTGAAATAGCCGTCGTCGATGCCATCGGGATGTTCGTCGAGAAAGACAAAAGCTTGGGAGGGCGACGGACGAAGAATTTCGGTGTACTTCCTGAAAGTGTAATGGGTGTTGCGGATTTCGGCGTTGTACGGACTGTCGCCATTCATATTGCCGCTCATCGAAATGCTGCGAACGCGGGGATGATTGCGTCCCCCCAGCCGCACGAAGCTTTGGTCGGCCGGACATTTGTAAATCTCCAGGGCCTGGTTGTAATTCCAGAGCATGCCTTGAGGGGCTTTGAGCAAATTGACGTTGGTGGCTTCCTGCGGAATGTGCAGCCCTCCTTCAATCCAC contains:
- a CDS encoding type II secretion system protein, giving the protein MDPSCVTRPSRRRNSTGFTLIELLVVIAIIAILAGMLLPALSKSKTKAQGIKCMSNLKQLNLAWFMYADDNGERLVPNGIGAQIGWIEGGLHIPQEATNVNLLKAPQGMLWNYNQALEIYKCPADQSFVRLGGRNHPRVRSISMSGNMNGDSPYNAEIRNTHYTFRKYTEILRPSPSQAFVFLDEHPDGIDDGYFTVFVNRKHLWGNMPANYHNGACSLSFADGHAEIRKWVDPHTLSKKIVANATGPRDVPWIQVRTSSPLKDDAPWPP